In Puntigrus tetrazona isolate hp1 chromosome 22, ASM1883169v1, whole genome shotgun sequence, one genomic interval encodes:
- the loxl5a gene encoding lysyl oxidase-like 5a isoform X1, with the protein MQEEKVQKERKKRLTVYRLLLYLGLFKSFWEHKVLQFLLLPAQNYKYSHSFKMTKYSFILFFSIHLFILVCLSAAQHHGPWRHKVKWETNGQVYSLLSTASQYHTPVSGKRNGRFLLTRHMPAFSSRLFIGRFGSTKTHAVGHAVHSNSVPEHSLGVDARPYMIAGYASHVRNNNQLPLHAKRTALSSDELQYGTAPTGTTTLEASGSSRASRRRNLVTSAPVPKRTSTRKPSAIHSEENQLPQPQLSTLTWSKTANKSKLLTRPNSAAPSAAVNIRNTVIRPPFQAEERGGDNMIGDEPTNPQVNNRNSFHYNLLPYGSGDRSPQRETGHGTSYFHNGLPDLIPDPYYIQAASYIQRVQMYTLRCAAEENCLSSSAYDSRVRDLDYRVLLRFPQRVKNQGTADFLPVKPHHQWEWHSCHQHYHSMDAFSDYDLLDASTGRKVAEGHKASFCLEDTSCDPGVRRRYACTAHTQGLGPGCYDTYHANIDCQWIDITDVSPGDYILKVTVNPGFQVQESDFSNNVVRCDIRYTGTYVQASNCRITG; encoded by the exons ATGCAGGAGGAAAAAGtgcaaaaggaaagaaagaaacgcCTCACAGTGTACCGCCTTCTTCTGTACCTGGGcttatttaaaagcttttggGAGCACAAAGTGCTGCAGTTTCTCCTGCTACCTGctcaaaattacaaatatagtcattcttttaaaatgacaaaatattcatttattctatTCTTCTCCATACACTTGTTCATCCTGGTCTGTTTGAGCGCCGCACAGCACCATGGACCCTGGAGACACAAGGTTAAGTGGGAAACTAACGGACAGGTTTACAGTTTGCTGAGCACCGCTTCTCAGTATCACACACCTGTTTCTGGAAAACGGAATGGCAGGTTTTTACTGACGAGGCATATGCCAGCATTCTCGAGCAGGCTTTTTATAGGACGTTTTGGCAGTACCAAGACACACGCAGTTGGGCATGCGGTGCATTCAAACTCCGTGCCAGAGCACAGTCTTGGTGTGGATGCAAGACCTTACATGATAGCTGGTTATGCGTCTCACGTGAGGAACAATAACCAGTTGCCTTTGCATGCGAAAAGAACTGCGCTTTCTTCAGATGAACTGCAATATGGGACAGCCCCAACTGGCACAACTACACTGGAAGCCTCAGGGAGCTCAAGAGCATCCAGACGCCGTAATTTAGTTACCAGCGCACCAGTGCCAAAACGAACATCTACCAGAAAACCATCCGCTATTCATTCTGAGGAGAATCAGCTTCCTCAACCTCAACTTTCCACTTTGACTTGGAGTAAAACAGCTAATAAATCCAAACTTCTAACACGACCCAATTCAGCTGCACCCTCAGCAGCTGTtaatatcagaaatacagtaatacgTCCTCCATTCCAGGCTGAGGAAAGAGGAGGTGACAACATGATTGGTGATGAACCAACTAATCCTCAAGTAAACAACAGAAACTCTTTTCACTATAATCTGCTCCCGTATGGAAGTGGTGACAGATCTCCTCAGAGAGAAACGGGACACGGTACAAGCTATTTTCATAACG GTCTGCCTGATCTCATTCCTGACCCTTATTACATCCAAGCAGCATCTTATATCCAGAGAGTTCAGATGTACACATTAAGATGTGCTGCAGAAGAGAACTGCCTCTCCAG TTCTGCGTACGACTCCAGAGTGAGAGACCTTGATTACAGAGTGCTGCTCAGATTTCCTCAGAGGGTCAAAAATCAAGGCACTGCAGATTTTCTCCCTGTGAAACCACATCATCAATGGGAATGGCACAGCTGCCATCA ACATTATCACAGCATGGATGCCTTCAGCGACTACGACCTCCTGGATGCCTCCACGGGCAGAAAGGTGGCTGAGGGACATAAAGCCAGTTTCTGTCTGGAGGACACCAGCTGCGATCCAGGTGTGAGGAGAAGATACGCCTGCACAGCTCACACACAG GGATTGGGCCCAGGCTGCTATGACACCTACCATGCCAACATCGACTGCCAGTGGATTGATATTACAGATGTTTCTCCTggagattatattttaaaa GTAACCGTGAACCCAGGTTTCCAGGTTCAAGAGTCTGACTTCTCAAATAACGTTGTTAGATGCGACATCAGATACACAGGGACGTACGTTCAAGCAAGTAACTGCAGAATCACAGG atAA
- the loxl5a gene encoding lysyl oxidase-like 5a isoform X2, translated as MDAFSDYDLLDASTGRKVAEGHKASFCLEDTSCDPGVRRRYACTAHTQGLGPGCYDTYHANIDCQWIDITDVSPGDYILKVTVNPGFQVQESDFSNNVVRCDIRYTGTYVQASNCRITG; from the exons ATGGATGCCTTCAGCGACTACGACCTCCTGGATGCCTCCACGGGCAGAAAGGTGGCTGAGGGACATAAAGCCAGTTTCTGTCTGGAGGACACCAGCTGCGATCCAGGTGTGAGGAGAAGATACGCCTGCACAGCTCACACACAG GGATTGGGCCCAGGCTGCTATGACACCTACCATGCCAACATCGACTGCCAGTGGATTGATATTACAGATGTTTCTCCTggagattatattttaaaa GTAACCGTGAACCCAGGTTTCCAGGTTCAAGAGTCTGACTTCTCAAATAACGTTGTTAGATGCGACATCAGATACACAGGGACGTACGTTCAAGCAAGTAACTGCAGAATCACAGG atAA